Within Candidatus Methylacidiphilales bacterium, the genomic segment GGTCATTTCATATCCTGAAAAGAATCGGGCGCTTTGACACGATCAACGCCGCCGCACTCGCGGCCCACTATGGGTCCGTATCCGCCGTGACATTTGGGGAGGCACTGGTTTTTCTCTCTTTGGTCAAGGTGGCTTACGAACCCTTCATGCCCGCCCTGCTGGCGGTGATGGAAGTGCCGGCCATCATCATCGCGCTCCTCTTGGCCGGCAAAACCGTCGCTGCGAATGGCACGGCACGGATGGGCAAAATCATGCACGAATTGCTCACCAGCAAAGGCATTGTCCTGCTCGTGGGCGGCATGATCATCGGCTTTCTGTCCGGGCACAAGGGGTCGGAGCAGATCGCGCCCTTTTTTGAGGCCCCGTTCCGGGGTGTTTTGACTCTGTTCCTCCTGGAAATCGGCCTGGTTACCGGGAGCAGGCTGGGCGACATCAAAAAAGCCGGCTTGCCACTGATCGTGTTTGCCCTGGCCATGCCCCTGTTGCACGGACTGCTGGGAGTCTGGCTGGGAAGCTTGGCTGGTCTCGGAGTCGGTGGTGCGACTGTCTTGGGCACCTTGGCGGCGAGTGCCAGCTACATCGCCGCTCCGGCGGCGGTGCGCATCGCCCTGCCCCAGGCCAGTCCGGCCATCTACCTGACAGCCTCACTGGCCCTCACCTTCCCTTTCAACATCGTCATCGGGATACCCGTCTACTTTACTTTCGCCAAATACCTGCTTCCTTAACAAAAAACCGCTCATGAAAAAACTCATCCTCTGTTTATCCACTGTATTGATCAGTCTGGCCATTCCAACGCTCACGGCCAAATCCCCCGGCCCCGACATCACACTCAACCGGGAAAACCGGGCCGCCATGGACCCGCAGGAGGCTTTTCTTCGCCTGAAAGAAGGCAACGCCCGCTTCGTCTCTGGAAAACCCCTCAAACGTGACCTGTTGGCCCAGGCCAAAGAAACCAGCGCTGGCCAGTATCCGTTTGCAGCGGTGGTCAGTTGTCTGGATTCCCGCACCTCCACCGAATTGATCTTCGACCAGGGAATGGGGGATGTCTTCAACGCCAGGTTGGCGGGAAACGTGGTGGATGAGGATGTGCTGGGCAGTCTCGAATTCGCCTGCAAGGCAGCCGGGGCCAAATTGATTGCGGTCATCGGCCATACTTCATGTGGAGCGGTCAAAGGGGCGGCGGACCAGGTCGAATTGGGACATCTGACCCAA encodes:
- a CDS encoding sodium-dependent bicarbonate transport family permease, with product MDLLNSLLLSLLSPMVLAFVLGVVASLLRSDLKIPEPIYVGLTIYLLFAIGLKGGAKLDGITLEELWKPMTAALALSAAIPVWSFHILKRIGRFDTINAAALAAHYGSVSAVTFGEALVFLSLVKVAYEPFMPALLAVMEVPAIIIALLLAGKTVAANGTARMGKIMHELLTSKGIVLLVGGMIIGFLSGHKGSEQIAPFFEAPFRGVLTLFLLEIGLVTGSRLGDIKKAGLPLIVFALAMPLLHGLLGVWLGSLAGLGVGGATVLGTLAASASYIAAPAAVRIALPQASPAIYLTASLALTFPFNIVIGIPVYFTFAKYLLP
- a CDS encoding carbonic anhydrase family protein; this encodes MKKLILCLSTVLISLAIPTLTAKSPGPDITLNRENRAAMDPQEAFLRLKEGNARFVSGKPLKRDLLAQAKETSAGQYPFAAVVSCLDSRTSTELIFDQGMGDVFNARLAGNVVDEDVLGSLEFACKAAGAKLIAVIGHTSCGAVKGAADQVELGHLTQLLARIQPAVASVKTEPGEARRSTNDAFVQRAAEANVRLQMKNIREKSPILKELLAKGDVLLVGGIHDLKTGKVTFLEP